In one window of Calditrichota bacterium DNA:
- a CDS encoding UDP-glucose/GDP-mannose dehydrogenase family protein translates to MHIAIVGTGYVGLVTGTCFAEFGNEVTCVDMDKSKIDKLNNGEIPIYEPGLDIMVAKNVKENRLHFTTDIKEAIEKALVIFIAVGTPPKPDGSADLQYIEAVAKDIAKYKNGYKVVVNKSTAPVGTGKWIKHVIEKNQKNSIPFAVASNPEFLREGSAIDDFMRPDRVVIGAETDESIAIMKDLYAPLYLIETPFVITNIESAELIKYAANAFLATKISYINEIANICEIVGADVHDVAKGMGLDNRIGRKFLHAGPGYGGSCFPKDTSAIYQLAKQRGYEFKIVGSAIEVNYKQRERMFEKIKQAMGDLKGKKIAVLGLAFKPNTDDMRDAPSIDIIKSLLSEGAEVHAFDPVATENARKILPKVHYAKDTYDTLEGADALVFMTEWNQFRSLDLDKIKSLMRSNYVFDLRNIYEPEKMQEKGFIYYSVGRAKDKVTS, encoded by the coding sequence ATAAGTCAAAAATCGACAAACTGAATAATGGTGAAATTCCCATTTATGAACCGGGCCTGGATATTATGGTTGCCAAAAATGTAAAGGAAAATCGCCTTCACTTTACAACCGATATTAAAGAGGCTATTGAAAAAGCACTGGTCATTTTTATTGCCGTAGGAACGCCACCCAAACCGGATGGATCGGCTGATCTTCAGTATATTGAGGCCGTTGCAAAGGATATTGCAAAGTACAAGAATGGATACAAGGTTGTCGTCAACAAAAGCACGGCTCCCGTTGGTACGGGGAAATGGATTAAGCATGTAATTGAAAAAAATCAAAAGAATTCGATCCCGTTTGCCGTGGCATCCAATCCCGAATTTTTGCGGGAGGGTTCCGCTATCGATGATTTTATGCGTCCCGATCGGGTGGTCATTGGAGCAGAAACAGACGAATCCATTGCCATTATGAAAGACCTTTATGCGCCGCTTTATTTAATTGAAACGCCGTTCGTCATTACAAATATTGAAAGCGCTGAACTCATCAAATATGCCGCCAATGCTTTCTTGGCAACGAAAATCTCCTATATTAATGAAATCGCCAATATCTGCGAAATTGTGGGAGCGGATGTTCATGACGTGGCAAAGGGCATGGGTTTGGACAACCGGATCGGACGCAAATTTTTGCACGCGGGCCCGGGCTATGGCGGATCCTGTTTCCCCAAAGATACATCGGCTATTTACCAATTGGCCAAACAAAGGGGATATGAGTTTAAGATTGTGGGGTCTGCTATTGAAGTAAATTACAAGCAACGTGAGCGCATGTTTGAAAAAATCAAACAGGCTATGGGAGATTTAAAAGGCAAAAAAATTGCGGTCCTGGGCTTGGCGTTTAAACCCAACACGGACGATATGAGAGATGCGCCTTCCATCGATATCATCAAGAGCCTTTTGAGTGAGGGAGCAGAGGTGCATGCGTTTGACCCGGTTGCCACGGAAAATGCGCGCAAAATTTTGCCGAAGGTACACTATGCCAAGGATACATACGATACTCTTGAAGGGGCGGATGCTCTGGTTTTTATGACGGAATGGAATCAATTCCGCAGCCTGGATTTGGACAAGATTAAGTCTCTCATGCGGTCGAATTATGTTTTCGACTTGCGGAATATCTATGAACCTGAAAAGATGCAGGAAAAAGGGTTTATTTATTACAGCGTGGGAAGAGCCAAGGATAAGGTCACTTCCTAA